From a single Pyxicephalus adspersus chromosome 11, UCB_Pads_2.0, whole genome shotgun sequence genomic region:
- the LOC140340356 gene encoding uncharacterized protein isoform X2, translating to MGEKPYEFLTNTQKTTSSHNLSYQGSAINRRAHSNHGGQPISNEINGNTSLYTKENISIDDLENNLRKLKVQVDSLASSINLDTKSDQTNMPEWSKYISSPSYGESNDQSQDSTTEWFLKPNHLIKPHEHFSTIQNSGFPTFSKSSLSRPVGTVGSLFSEMESSVSPSDVAYGESIPVKLGAPHVVGVRSLLAPKFPVRSQSPERTRVSIVRGRSQSLDRSHSFSPASKKTRYLRSRSQSPKPIWRPNSAKANACGQPPPRIKSNIKTSSSNRQSRLRFYRPGSLAARSFTPPRKTKGSLSYSWSPYSIPSSAISAPSAEEISERFLKTLAGRDVGIAVVEASPYQQELTRLRLERLRVEEELLLELKRQQELERTRGPKPKWYEMKGSQFHYEARKNNELLKSSKDYQSIYNYRQDLSAASRDFQEHLKVTHLPV from the exons tgagaagcCATATGAATTCCTGACAAATACACAGAAGACCACAAGCAGCCATAATCTTAGCTATCAAGGGTCGGCCATCAACCGCAGAGCACATTCTAATCATGGCGGACAACCAATATCAAATGAAATCAACG GCAATACATCTCTATACACCAAAGAGAACATTAGCATTGATGACCTTGAGAACAATTTGAGGAAATTGAAGGTTCAGGTAGATAGCTTGGCCTCCAGTATAAATCTGGATACCAAGTCGGATCAAACCAACATGCCAGAATGGTCAAAGTATATCAGCAGTCCTTCGTATGGAGAGTCTAATGATCAAAGTCAAGACTCCACCACTGAATGGTTTTTGAAGCCAAACCACCTAATAAAACCTCATGAACATTTCTCCACAATACAGAATTCAGGATTTCCAACCTTTTCAAAGTCATCTCTAAGTCGACCGGTTGGTACTGTAGGAAGTCTGTTTTCAGAAATGGAATCTTCTGTATCGCCGTCAGATGTTGCTTATGGAGAATCCATTCCAGTAAAGCTTGGTGCTCCTCACGTGGTCGGTGTTAGGTCACTTTTAGCTCCCAAATTTCCTGTGCGTTCTCAGTCTCCTGAGAGAACCAGAGTTTCCATAGTCAGAGGGAGATCACAATCGCTGGATCGTTCTCATTCATTTTCACCAGCTTCCAAGAAAACTAGATATCTAAGATCACGTTCTCAATCCCCAAAACCAATCTGGAGGCCAAACTCTGCTAAAGCCAATGCATGTGGGCAGCCACCACCAAGAATTAAATCCAACATTAAGACGTCATCTTCTAATAGGCAGTCACGCTTGCGGTTTTACAGACCAGGGTCATTAGCAGCAAGGTCATTTACTCCTCCGAGGAAGACCAAAGGCAGTCTTAGCTACTCCTGGAGTCCTTATAGCATCCCATCATCTGCCATATCAGCACCAAGTGCAGAGGAGATCAGTGAGAg ATTCTTGAAGACATTGGCAGGACGAGACGTTGGGATTGCTGTAGTAGAGGCATCTCCCTATCAGCAAGAACTAACAAGATTACGACTGGAGCGCCTTCGTGTGGAGGAGGAGTTACTGCTGGAGCTTAAAAGACAGCAAGAACTGGAACGTACCCGAGGACCAAAGCCTAAGTG GTATGAGATGAAAGGCTCACAGTTCCATTATGAAGCACGCAAGAACAATGAATTGCTGAAGAGCAGCAAGGATTACCAGTCAATCTACAATTACCGACAAGAtctttctgctgcttccagggaTTTTCAGGAGCACTTAAAGGTTACACACTTGCCTGTATAA
- the LOC140340356 gene encoding uncharacterized protein isoform X1, which produces MAGKAEGAFVLHGRKAALSEKPYEFLTNTQKTTSSHNLSYQGSAINRRAHSNHGGQPISNEINGNTSLYTKENISIDDLENNLRKLKVQVDSLASSINLDTKSDQTNMPEWSKYISSPSYGESNDQSQDSTTEWFLKPNHLIKPHEHFSTIQNSGFPTFSKSSLSRPVGTVGSLFSEMESSVSPSDVAYGESIPVKLGAPHVVGVRSLLAPKFPVRSQSPERTRVSIVRGRSQSLDRSHSFSPASKKTRYLRSRSQSPKPIWRPNSAKANACGQPPPRIKSNIKTSSSNRQSRLRFYRPGSLAARSFTPPRKTKGSLSYSWSPYSIPSSAISAPSAEEISERFLKTLAGRDVGIAVVEASPYQQELTRLRLERLRVEEELLLELKRQQELERTRGPKPKWYEMKGSQFHYEARKNNELLKSSKDYQSIYNYRQDLSAASRDFQEHLKVTHLPV; this is translated from the exons tgagaagcCATATGAATTCCTGACAAATACACAGAAGACCACAAGCAGCCATAATCTTAGCTATCAAGGGTCGGCCATCAACCGCAGAGCACATTCTAATCATGGCGGACAACCAATATCAAATGAAATCAACG GCAATACATCTCTATACACCAAAGAGAACATTAGCATTGATGACCTTGAGAACAATTTGAGGAAATTGAAGGTTCAGGTAGATAGCTTGGCCTCCAGTATAAATCTGGATACCAAGTCGGATCAAACCAACATGCCAGAATGGTCAAAGTATATCAGCAGTCCTTCGTATGGAGAGTCTAATGATCAAAGTCAAGACTCCACCACTGAATGGTTTTTGAAGCCAAACCACCTAATAAAACCTCATGAACATTTCTCCACAATACAGAATTCAGGATTTCCAACCTTTTCAAAGTCATCTCTAAGTCGACCGGTTGGTACTGTAGGAAGTCTGTTTTCAGAAATGGAATCTTCTGTATCGCCGTCAGATGTTGCTTATGGAGAATCCATTCCAGTAAAGCTTGGTGCTCCTCACGTGGTCGGTGTTAGGTCACTTTTAGCTCCCAAATTTCCTGTGCGTTCTCAGTCTCCTGAGAGAACCAGAGTTTCCATAGTCAGAGGGAGATCACAATCGCTGGATCGTTCTCATTCATTTTCACCAGCTTCCAAGAAAACTAGATATCTAAGATCACGTTCTCAATCCCCAAAACCAATCTGGAGGCCAAACTCTGCTAAAGCCAATGCATGTGGGCAGCCACCACCAAGAATTAAATCCAACATTAAGACGTCATCTTCTAATAGGCAGTCACGCTTGCGGTTTTACAGACCAGGGTCATTAGCAGCAAGGTCATTTACTCCTCCGAGGAAGACCAAAGGCAGTCTTAGCTACTCCTGGAGTCCTTATAGCATCCCATCATCTGCCATATCAGCACCAAGTGCAGAGGAGATCAGTGAGAg ATTCTTGAAGACATTGGCAGGACGAGACGTTGGGATTGCTGTAGTAGAGGCATCTCCCTATCAGCAAGAACTAACAAGATTACGACTGGAGCGCCTTCGTGTGGAGGAGGAGTTACTGCTGGAGCTTAAAAGACAGCAAGAACTGGAACGTACCCGAGGACCAAAGCCTAAGTG GTATGAGATGAAAGGCTCACAGTTCCATTATGAAGCACGCAAGAACAATGAATTGCTGAAGAGCAGCAAGGATTACCAGTCAATCTACAATTACCGACAAGAtctttctgctgcttccagggaTTTTCAGGAGCACTTAAAGGTTACACACTTGCCTGTATAA